Proteins from a single region of Patescibacteria group bacterium:
- a CDS encoding GDP-mannose 4,6-dehydratase, translating into MLVIGIFIRQRLNKEPTTIVGDGEEKRDYTSVIDVVKANILASESEKVGKGEVINIGRGKNYSVNEVVEMIGGETTKIPFRLEPRETLANNFLARELLGWEPIINLSKWFEEYKKEIGL; encoded by the coding sequence GTGTTGGTAATCGGAATTTTTATAAGACAAAGATTGAACAAAGAGCCGACGACCATTGTAGGCGACGGCGAGGAAAAAAGAGATTATACAAGCGTTATTGATGTTGTAAAAGCTAATATTTTAGCCTCTGAAAGCGAAAAAGTCGGCAAAGGCGAAGTCATAAATATAGGTCGCGGAAAAAATTACAGCGTTAATGAAGTAGTTGAGATGATTGGAGGTGAAACAACAAAAATTCCGTTTCGTCTTGAGCCGAGAGAAACTTTGGCAAATAATTTTTTAGCGCGCGAACTTTTAGGATGGGAGCCAATAATTAATTTGTCTAAATGGTTTGAGGAATATAAAAAAGAAATAGGTTTATGA
- a CDS encoding UDP-glucose/GDP-mannose dehydrogenase family protein produces the protein MNIAIIGTGYVGLVQGVGMAEKGHKVFCVDIDKEKVKKMREGKSPIFEKGLGELMQKNIKAKRLFFTANLAKAIKDAEIIFIAVGTPQGESGKADLSHVYKVVRDVGKLLDHYVVIVNKSTVPVGTAKKVDEIIKKQYNKNIDVASNPEFLREGTALNDFFNPDRIVIGVETEKAKNIMAEVYKGFDCAKFFVSRESSEMIKYASNAFLATKISFINEIAGICERVNADIKEVAQGMGADARIGSKFLEAGLGYGGSCFPKDTRALHQIADLNGYEFRILKSVIDVNNNQKKILLEKIKKIFPVLKGKIITVWGLSFKPGTDDIRESQAIDLISWLYGQGAKVRVSDPVSIDNAKKYLPDEIEFFLCPYEASARSNAIIIVTDWEHFKKIDKQKIKKVLSNYYIIDGRNIFDPQEMSNLGFNYIGIGRGKD, from the coding sequence ATGAATATAGCAATTATTGGGACAGGATATGTTGGATTAGTGCAAGGTGTTGGTATGGCTGAAAAAGGTCATAAAGTTTTTTGTGTTGATATTGATAAAGAAAAAGTTAAAAAAATGCGAGAAGGCAAAAGCCCGATTTTTGAGAAAGGGCTGGGAGAGTTAATGCAAAAAAATATTAAAGCAAAAAGATTATTTTTTACCGCAAATTTAGCAAAAGCAATAAAAGACGCTGAAATTATTTTTATTGCCGTAGGAACTCCGCAAGGAGAAAGCGGAAAAGCTGATTTAAGCCATGTTTATAAAGTAGTTCGTGATGTTGGAAAATTACTTGATCATTATGTTGTTATTGTTAATAAAAGCACTGTTCCTGTTGGAACCGCGAAAAAAGTTGATGAAATAATAAAAAAACAGTATAATAAAAATATTGATGTCGCGTCTAACCCTGAATTTTTGCGTGAGGGAACAGCCTTGAACGATTTTTTTAATCCAGACAGAATTGTAATTGGAGTTGAAACAGAAAAAGCAAAAAATATTATGGCTGAAGTTTATAAGGGCTTTGATTGCGCTAAATTTTTTGTTAGTAGAGAAAGTTCTGAAATGATAAAATATGCTTCTAATGCTTTTTTAGCAACCAAAATATCGTTTATAAATGAAATTGCCGGGATTTGCGAAAGAGTAAACGCTGACATTAAAGAAGTCGCGCAAGGAATGGGAGCTGATGCGAGAATTGGAAGTAAATTTTTAGAAGCAGGGCTTGGATACGGCGGTTCTTGTTTTCCAAAAGATACTCGGGCATTGCATCAGATTGCTGATCTGAACGGATATGAATTTCGGATTTTAAAATCAGTGATTGATGTGAACAACAACCAAAAAAAGATTTTGTTGGAAAAGATAAAAAAAATCTTTCCTGTTTTAAAAGGAAAAATAATTACTGTTTGGGGTTTGTCTTTTAAACCAGGCACTGATGATATTAGGGAGTCGCAGGCAATTGATTTAATTAGCTGGCTTTACGGACAAGGAGCTAAAGTTCGAGTTTCAGATCCTGTTTCAATAGATAACGCTAAAAAATATTTGCCAGATGAAATAGAATTTTTTTTATGCCCTTATGAAGCTTCAGCAAGAAGTAATGCGATTATAATTGTTACTGATTGGGAGCATTTTAAAAAAATTGATAAGCAAAAAATAAAAAAAGTTTTATCAAACTATTATATTATTGATGGCAGAAATATTTTTGACCCGCAAGAAATGTCTAATTTAGGGTTTAATTATATCGGGATAGGAAGAGGAAAGGATTAG